One Gadus morhua chromosome 1, gadMor3.0, whole genome shotgun sequence DNA segment encodes these proteins:
- the LOC115549661 gene encoding adenosine receptor A1-like — protein MPEPFSPAQLLYIGMEVAIAVTSVVGNVMVVWAVKINRSLRDTTFCFIVSLALADIAVGALVIPLAITISIGLQTHFYSCLLVACTVLVLTQSSILALLAIAVDRYLRVKIPTSYRRVVTPRRAGLAVVLCWTVAFIVGLTPMLGWNNLSGLRENGSISPDLVITCQFENVISMDYMVYFNFFGWVLPPLLLMLVIYAEIFYMIHKHLNKKKGAGGHSDPHKYYDKELNLAKSLALVLFLFAVSWLPLHILNCITLFCPHCQTPMFLLYIAILLTHGNSAVNPIVYAFRIKKFRTAFQKIWEQYFCCKDVSALEMQASERKEMPEPDPRQAAAPPPPLLLKDMPNNGPPKPQSPTPRHPLELGPKQALSILEQNSV, from the exons ATGCCAGAGCCATTCTCCCCAGCCCAGTTGCTCTACATCGGAATGGAGGTGGCTATCGCAGTCACTTCTGTTGTGGGGAACGTGATGGTGGTGTGGGCGGTGAAAATTAATAGATCGTTGCGAGATACCACGTTTTGTTTTATCGTGTCTCTGGCTCTGGCGGACATCGCGGTGGGCGCCCTCGTTATACCTTTAGCTATAACCATCAGCATCGGACTCCAAACCCACTTTTACAGCTGCTTGCTCGTGGCGTGCACGGTGCTCGTGCTCACCCAAAGTTCAATCCTTGCCCTCCTGGCCATAGCGGTCGACCGCTACCTCAGGGTCAAGATCCCAACCAG CTACCGCAGGGTGGTGACCCCTCGGCGGGCCGGCCTGGCTGTGGTCCTCTGCTGGACGGTGGCTTTCATCGTGGGCCTGACGCCCATGCTGGGCTGGAACAACCTCTCGGGCCTCCGGGAGAACGGCTCCATCAGCCCCGACCTGGTCATCACCTGCCAGTTCGAGAACGTCATCAGCATGGACTACATGGTCTACTTCAACTTCTTCGGCTGGGTCCTGCCCCCGCTGCTGCTCATGCTGGTCATCTACGCCGAGATCTTCTACATGATCCACAAGCACCTGAACAAGAAGAAGGGCGCCGGCGGCCACTCGGACCCCCACAAGTACTACGACAAGGAGCTCAACCTAGCCAAGTCGCTGGCCCTGGTGCTCTTCCTCTTCGCCGTCAGCTGGCTGCCGCTCCACATCCTCAACTGCATCACGCTGTTCTGCCCCCACTGCCAGACGCCGATGTTCCTCCTCTACATCGCCATCCTCCTCACGCACGGCAACTCCGCCGTCAACCCCATCGTCTACGCCTTCCGCATCAAGAAGTTCCGCACCGCCTTCCAGAAGATCTGGGAGCAGTACTTCTGCTGCAAGGATGTGTCGGCGCTGGAGATGCAGGCCAGCGAGAGGAAGGAGATGCCGGAGCCAGACCCGAGGCAGGCGGCCGCGCCCCCGCCACCCCTCCTGCTCAAGGACATGCCAAACAACGGTCCCCCGAAACCACAGTCGCCAACCCCCCGACACCCGCTGGAGCTGGGCCCTAAGCAAGCACTGTCCATACTGGAGCAGAACTCTGTGTAA